In the Bacillus sp. FJAT-42376 genome, AACAGGTTCATAGATGCCGAGAACCATATTTTCCTCTCTATTCCCCGAAAGAGACTTTGCAGGTATTATTGATTCTCTCTTGAATTTATTTTATCCGCTGAATGCCCTTGCCTCCCCCTCCTCTTCTGGCAGAACAAACCTTTCCACACTTTTTACCAGCTTGTCTGCGTGAGAGTTCAGATGATAAATCCGCTGAAGCATCGTACTGATTTCTTCATCCTGATTTTGAATGGAGACAGAGGTCTGAAGTGTGCCGGCTGAAAATTCCTGAGAGATTGCTGCACTATTTTGAAACCACATTTTGATGGACTCACTTTTGTTTTGCAAATCTTTTAAAATGATGGAAATATCCTGAATATTGTCTGTAATCCCTTCCACTTCATCATTGATGGCTTGAAACTTTTCGCCGGACGCTGTAATTTGACTCAACCCGGTCTGAACTTCTTTAAATCCTTTTTCCAGGGTGTTCGTTACCTCTTTTGCACCGTTCTGGATCCCTTTCGAAATACCGGTTATTTCTTCTATAGATAGTTGAACCTGGTTAGCGAGCTTTCTGACTTCCTCCGCAACGACTGCAAACCCATTTCCGGCTTCCCCTGCTCTTGCCGCCTCAATCGCCGCATTTAAAGCCAGGAGATTGGTTCTCTCTGCAATAGCCTGAATGACTGTTACAAGCTTCGTGATTTTTTTAACATCCTGGCCCAGAGTAAGGACCTGATTATATGAATGCTTAATAATTGTATAGGTTCCTTCCATTTGCTTAACGGAAGACCTCATCGATTGATGTCCGTCTTTTGTAATCATGAGCACCTCATTGGAAGAGGCAGAAAGACTTTCACCGTTTGCTGCTGCTGCTTGAATATCCCGGTTGAAGTTTTCAACTGAATCAAGAGCTGTCACAAGATCCGATGACTGTTTATCGGAGCTGGCAGAGAGATTAGACATCGTTTCTGAAACATCATGGCTCGTCTGCTTGATTTCATTGGAAGAATGGAGCAGATTTGAGGATTGCCCTTTTAAACCCACAGATACCTCATTAATTCCTTTTACAATCTTTCTGAGATTTTTAGCCATTAAATTAACCGAATTGATTAAAGCGCCAATTTCGTCCTTCGTTTTCGAATCTTCCATCTCATATTCCAAATGGCCTTCAGATACCCTCCTTGCCAGCTTTACAAGCCTGTTTAGGTTCATCTTAATGGACCGGATGACCAACAATAAGATGATGAGACTGCCGATCGCTGACAGCACAATAGAGGCAATCAAGGTAAACGCTGATTTGTTTATATCCTTCATAACGGCGGACTGGGAAAGGGATCGTTCATTATTTACAATCTTCAGGCACTTGCTAAGCTCTGATATGTTTGAATCTCTAAGCATTGAAATTTCCCCGCGCGCTTTTGTATAAATGGCCGTATCAAGCCTGACTACTGAAGGAGCAATCTCCTTTATAAACAGCTCATCAATTTTCTTGTTGTTGGCTTCTATATTTGTAATGGACTTTTTCATCGTGCCAGATAGAGAATGGTCTTTATTAATTTGTTTAACAAGCTCGTTCAGTTCATTTCTCGCTGATCGGTAATCCTTAATATCTTTATCCTTTTGAAATGTAATATAGTCCGCAATTTTTATATCCTTAGCCCGGATGAGAGATTCCATTTCCGTGAGCAAGACAGCACTTTCCCCTTTGATATTTAACGTATTTGTATCTCTTGCCGCATTCATCAGAAGGCTTAAAACTATCCCTGTTGAAATGGTTATAAAAAATAGCATAAGGATAAACGGTGTATACAGTTTTTTACTGAAAGAGACATAACTCCATTTTCTCAGCATTTTCCGTTCCAGAAGTGATTTTAACGTTTTATCCATTTTAATGAGAGCGGTCCCTGTCTTGTTGTGTTTCATGATCATAACCCTCGCCTGCAATTCTGATTTAGTAATTTTTTCATTCATATCATAATTTATTTAGGGTAAAAAGTCTCAGATAAACGGCAAAATTTACACATCTTTTACAATCTTTCCATAAAAATAAAAAAAGAGGTCGTGACAAAAGGTTTCGGGTTAATAAAAAAGCTCTTTTAAACTTGGCTGTTGATTGCAGCTGGCGGGCGGTGAGCCTCCTCGCCGCTTTGCGCCTGCGGGGTCTCACCTGTCCCGCTACTCTAAGCAGAGTCTCACGCCTTCCGCTTCAATCAACAGGGTTTAAAAAAGTAACAACATGCTGTAATATAGCGAATAAAAAACCGAACGATTATTTGAAACTCTAAAATAGAGCTTCGTAATCGTTCGGTTTTATTTTTTTTATGTTTTTTTCAAAAGAAATATTCGGCTTAAGGACAACAATTTTAGTTATGTCCCAGCCTCTTTTTGATCGTAATTTTACATTATCCGAATCGTCCGGAGATGTAATCTTCTGTTTTTTGATTTGCCGGTTTAGAGAACAGAACATCGGTGTCACTGATTTCAACAAGTTCTCCCATAAGGAAAAATGCTGTTTTATCAGAAACACGGGCTGCCTGCTGCATGTTATGGGTCACGATCACAATCGTGTATTTCTTTTTTAATTCGAGGATAAGTTCCTCAATTTTCAGCGTGGAGATTGGGTCCAATGCAGATGTCGGTTCATCCATCAGCAATACATTAGGAGTTGTAGCAAGTGCACGGGCAATGCATAATCTCTGCTGCTGCCCGCCGGATAATCCTAAAGCCCCTGAATGAAGCCGGTCTTTTACTTCGTCCCATAGTGCTACATCTTTTAAGGATTTTTCAACAAGCTCATCCAGTTTCTTTTTATTGCGGATTCCATGAATACGGGGGCCATATGCCACATTATCATAGATCGACTGAGGAAACGGATTTCCTTTTTGAAAGACCATCCCCACATTCTTCCTGAGATCTACCAAATCTATTTTTGAAGTAAGAATGTTTTTATGACCATAATTGATTTCTCCAGACATCCTGACACCCGGAACCATATTGATCATTAGATTCAGCGTTTTAATAAAAGTGGATTTTCCGCAGCCTGATGGTCCGATAATAGCCGTTACTTCATTCTCCAGTATGGAGAAATTAATGTTTTTGAGGGCTTGATTTTCCCCATACCATAAGTTTAGATCTTTCATTTGAAATACTTCTTTAACTTGCGCTGCCGTTGCCATGATAATCCCCCTTATCCAAACCTTCCGGTGATGTATTCTTCTGTTTTCTTTTGCGAAGGATTGGTAAAGATTTTTTCAGTCAAATCATACTCCACTAAATCCCCGTTTAAGAAAAACGCCGTTTTGTCGGAGATTCGTGATGCCTGCTGCATATTATGTGTGACGATTACGATGGAGAACTCTTTTTTTAAATCGATAATCAAATCTTCAACTTTTGCATTTGAAATAGGATCTAGGGCTGAAGCCGGCTCATCTAAGAGAAGTACAGTCGGCTTCATTGCGATGGTTCTTGCAATGCAGAGACGCTGTGCCTGTCCGCCTGAAAGAGCCAGGGCAGATGTATGGAGGCGGTCCTTTACTTCGTCCCATAGAGCTGCCTTTTTAAGGCTTTCTTCTACCGCCTGGTCCAAGTCTTTTTTGCTTGTCATCCCGTTGAATTTTAAAGCGTGTGTAATGTTGTTGTAAATCGATTTTGGAAATGGATTTGGCTTTTGGAAAACCATTCCGATTTCTTTTCTGAGTGCAACCGTGTTGATTGCAGGATCGAGTAAATTCACATCTTCATATAAAATGCTGCCTTCACTTCTGGAACCCGGGATTAAATCATTCATGCGGTTTATGCTTCTGAGAAAGGTCGATTTACCGCAGCCGGAAGGCCCTATCAGTGCCGTGACGGCATTTTTATTAATATCAAAGCTTACATTGTTTACTGCCCGTTTTTCACCATAATATATATTTAAATCGGTCACTTTCAGTACCGTTTCCTGTGCGGAAAATGACGTTTCCCGATCTTTATTTTCTTTTAGCGCCTTTACAGCAGAAATCTGTGCCACGATTAAATCACCCCGTACTTATTATTTTGTTGCTGTCAGCCTCTTATGGATAAAGCTTCCGAGCCATCTGGCACCCAGGTTAAATACAAGAACAGCAATAATAAGGATCGCCGAAGCCCCGTTCGCAATATCCTCCATATCAGGTATGATCCCCTGGGTTAGAACTGCATAGATATGAACGGCCAGCGTTTCTGCAGGTCTCATCACATTGAGAGGTGATGTGTCTGAAAATGGATTCCAATTGGCATAGTCCAGTCTTGGTGTTGTCAAACCTGCAGTAAATAACAGAGCTGCTGCTTCACCAAATACACGGCCTGAGGCCAAAATGGCACCAGTCAGAATAGATGGGAAAGCGGAAGGAATTAAAACGGTTTTAATCGTATGCCACTTTGTCACTCCAAGAGCCAGGCTTGCTTCCTTCTGATCACGGGGAACGGATCGCATCGCATCTTCTGTTACACGTACCATGACAGGAAGATTAAAGACGGTAAGGGCAAGAGCTCCCCCTATAATCGTATATCCCCAGCCGGTTAAGTTTACAAACATAAGCAAACCAAACATCCCGATTACGATAGATGGAAGGGATGCAAGTACTTCGATACATGTACGGATAAAATCCGTTAAACGGCCTGGACGGGCATATTCAGCCATGTAAATTCCGCCGCCTACTCCAAGAGGAACAGTAAAAATCATTGTAATCAGCAAGATGTAAAAAGAGTTGAAGAGCTGATCTCTGACGCCTCCGCCTTCACGAAAAGAACTTGAAATAGTCGTTATGAAATCAAGGCTCAACTTGCTGAAGCCGTTAAAAATAATGTATGAAAATAATCCAACAAGAAGGAGAACAATAATTGACGCAATGGCGACAAAAACACCAGTAGCTATTCGGTCTGCAACTTTGCTATTCATTAAATCTTCCTCCTAGATGACAGGTAACGAATTAGAATGATAAACAGGAATGACATGACAAGAAGAATCAGTCCCATTGACCATAATGCATTGTTATCAACACTTCCGTTTGTTGTATGACCCATGTTAAGGGTAATGATCGTCGTTAAAGTAGCGGAAGCATCAAGCAGGCTGTCTGGAAGTGCTCTCACATTCCCGATCACCATTTGAACGGCCAATGCTTCACCGAATGCACGGGCCATTCCCAAAACTACAGCTGTAAGAAGGGTAGGAAGAGCTGCCGGAATCAATACTTTTCTAATGGTTTGCCATCTTGTGGCACCAAGCGCGTAGGAACCTTCACGCAAATTTTTAGGCAGTGAACTCATTGCATCTGTTGCAATAGTCGTAATCGTAGGGAGAATCATAACAGACAGAACGATCGTCCCCGCCAATAAGCTATTTCCTGTTCCTCCAAATGTGTTTCTGATAAAAGGTACAAGCACTGTAAGTCCTATGAATCCATAAACAACCGATGGAATACCTACCAGAAGTTCAACTACAGGCTGTAAAAATTTTCTTCCCCAGGAAGGAGCGATTTCAGTCATGAAAATAGCACTTCCTATACCAAGAGGAGCAGCAATTAAGGCTGAAAGAATGGTTACAGCGAATGATCCGAAGATAAATGGCAGAGCGCCATATTTCTCTTCAGACGGATTCCAGTCAGAGCTGGTTAAGAACTCAATGAGACTTACACCATTGCTTGTAAACGACTGAATCCCCTTCGTGCCAAGGAAAATTGTGATTGCGATTGTCGCAGTAATCATAATCAGAGCACAAATCGTAACAAGGAGCCTTCCTCGAACTTCATCCTTTTTTCTGTTTTTACTTGAACTAATTAATCTCTCTCTAGCTGACATTTCAATCTTTTTTTCCATCATTTACACTCCTAATAACGTCATAATAGGGTAAATGCCTGTACGGCACTTACCCTAACTTTATAAAAGCTACGTTACTTAGATTTAAATTATAGGTCTTTAATTTTTCCTTCTGCGTCGCGTTCTACTTTCATATCTGTAACAGGGATGTATCCTTGTTCAGGAAGTAGTTTTGTTTGAACTTCTTCGCTCATCATGTAATCGATGAATGTTTTAGCAAGTCCAGTGGCTTCGCCTTTTGTATAAGAATGCTCATAAGCCCAGATTGGGAATTCGCCAGTTGTTACTTTTTCGTCAGTAGCTTCTACACCATCGATAGACATTGGAGTTACTTTATCGTCAGTGAAGTAAGAGAATGCAAGGTATCCTACAGCACCTGGAGTTTCGCTGATGATTTTCTTAACTGTGTTAGAAGAGTCTTCAGTGATTCCTTCAGCCGTTTTACCATTGTCAAGAGCGTATTTAGTGAATGTAGCACGAGTACCTGAAGAATCAGGACGGTTTACAAGAGTGATTTTCTGGTCTTTTCCGCCAAGATCTTTCCAGTTAGTGATTTCGCCGGCAAATACTTTTTTAAGATCATCTTTGCTGATATCTTTTACGCCAGCATCTGGGTTAACAGCAGCTGTCATACCTACTACAGCAATTTTATGGTCAACAAGGTCTTTAAATTTTTCTTTGTCTTTTTCTTCAGCAAAAACATCAGAGTTACCGATTTGAACAGCGCCTTCAGCTACTTGAGAAAGTCCTGTACCAGAACCTCCGGCTTGAACTTGAACGTCAGCCTTTGTGTTTTCTGCCATGAACTGTTCTGCCGCTGCTGCAACTAGAGGCTGCATAGCAGATGAACCGGATGCTACTAGGCTTCCTTCAGCTTCTGCTGCTTCTTCTTTTTTAGTATCTCCGCCGTTCGTACCTTCTTTTGAAGTGTTTCCTCCGCAGGCTGCTGCGAAAACAACTAAAGCAGACATGATAAGGAATAGAGCTAAGTGTTTAGCTTTCTTCATTTGCTAGTTCCCCCTAATATTTTTGTGGTGTTTTTGTCCTACGTGAATAAGAATACCGTTCCACTGTTAACTTAGTTTTAACCAAATGTTAAGGTTTTGTAAATTTGTGATGCTATTTGTCGGTTTTTAGGATGTGAAGGCCCATTTTTTCTCAAAAAAAGAGCACTCTTGATTGAGTGCTTTTATTATGGCAATAGGACTTGAAAATTATTCAATCTCTTCACTGACTGCCCTTTGCTGAATTTTTTCCATATTCTTTTGATCCAAATGCTCTTCCTCATGCTTCGATTTTAGTTCATAATACTTATCCATTATTCTCCTGCTGATCGTCTTGTTGATCGGATGGGAATTGGAGCTCTTATCATATGCCCACGGAACTACGACCGCAAAGGCAATTTCAGGGTTATTGCTCGGTGCGTACCCTACCATTGTCAGGTTATAGACAGGAGAGAGAAACTTACTTTTTACAGGACCGTCATAAAAGGCCTGGGCCGTCCCTGTTTTTCCGGCTGGCTGATAATCTGCCCCCATAAAGTAAGGATAGCCGGTTCCCCCTTTTTCCTGCATGACCTGCCGGAAGCCTTCCTGAACTCTTTGAATCTGGCTTGGCTTCATTTCCAGCTTGTTCAGAATTTCAGGTTTTGCTGATTGGACGACAGGACCTAATCCTTCGCCGGGAGCAGGTTCCCTGATTTCTCTTACCATCTGCGGCTTCATCCGATAGCCTCCATTGGCAATCGTTGAGACGTACTGGGCCATTTGCAGAGGTGTATAGGTGTCATATTGTCCGATTGATAAATCGAGCAGCAGCCCGGGTGTCACGCTGGATCCTTTAAATCCGGATGCTTCGTTCGGCAGATCAATACCGGTTGGAACCCCTAAACCGAACTGGCTATAATAATTCCGGAGAACGTTAAATGTTCCGGTATCAAGCGGGAGCGAGCCATTTTTCTTATATTTGCCTCCGGCCATTTCGATGGCCGTTTTAAACATATACACGTTGGAAGATCGTTTCAATGCTTCAAGATCATTGATCATGCCCATCGTTTCGTGTGATTTTTTTGGAGGCGACCCTTTTATGTAAAGTGGTTCATCGTTAAACATCTGTCCTGGTTTAATAGCACCGGACTGATAGCCTGAGAGCACGGTGGCGCCTTTAACGGCAGATCCCATTGTATAGGAAGAAGTCATAGCGCCAAGCGAGAAATCCTTCATTTTCTGCACGCCGCTTTTATCCTTCACAATTTGCTTACCGGCCATTGAGAGAACTTCACCGTTTCTTGGGTCAATCATTACGGCAAATGCGC is a window encoding:
- a CDS encoding HAMP domain-containing methyl-accepting chemotaxis protein, which codes for MKHNKTGTALIKMDKTLKSLLERKMLRKWSYVSFSKKLYTPFILMLFFITISTGIVLSLLMNAARDTNTLNIKGESAVLLTEMESLIRAKDIKIADYITFQKDKDIKDYRSARNELNELVKQINKDHSLSGTMKKSITNIEANNKKIDELFIKEIAPSVVRLDTAIYTKARGEISMLRDSNISELSKCLKIVNNERSLSQSAVMKDINKSAFTLIASIVLSAIGSLIILLLVIRSIKMNLNRLVKLARRVSEGHLEYEMEDSKTKDEIGALINSVNLMAKNLRKIVKGINEVSVGLKGQSSNLLHSSNEIKQTSHDVSETMSNLSASSDKQSSDLVTALDSVENFNRDIQAAAANGESLSASSNEVLMITKDGHQSMRSSVKQMEGTYTIIKHSYNQVLTLGQDVKKITKLVTVIQAIAERTNLLALNAAIEAARAGEAGNGFAVVAEEVRKLANQVQLSIEEITGISKGIQNGAKEVTNTLEKGFKEVQTGLSQITASGEKFQAINDEVEGITDNIQDISIILKDLQNKSESIKMWFQNSAAISQEFSAGTLQTSVSIQNQDEEISTMLQRIYHLNSHADKLVKSVERFVLPEEEGEARAFSG
- the pstB gene encoding phosphate ABC transporter ATP-binding protein PstB, which gives rise to MIMATAAQVKEVFQMKDLNLWYGENQALKNINFSILENEVTAIIGPSGCGKSTFIKTLNLMINMVPGVRMSGEINYGHKNILTSKIDLVDLRKNVGMVFQKGNPFPQSIYDNVAYGPRIHGIRNKKKLDELVEKSLKDVALWDEVKDRLHSGALGLSGGQQQRLCIARALATTPNVLLMDEPTSALDPISTLKIEELILELKKKYTIVIVTHNMQQAARVSDKTAFFLMGELVEISDTDVLFSKPANQKTEDYISGRFG
- the pstB gene encoding phosphate ABC transporter ATP-binding protein PstB translates to MKVTDLNIYYGEKRAVNNVSFDINKNAVTALIGPSGCGKSTFLRSINRMNDLIPGSRSEGSILYEDVNLLDPAINTVALRKEIGMVFQKPNPFPKSIYNNITHALKFNGMTSKKDLDQAVEESLKKAALWDEVKDRLHTSALALSGGQAQRLCIARTIAMKPTVLLLDEPASALDPISNAKVEDLIIDLKKEFSIVIVTHNMQQASRISDKTAFFLNGDLVEYDLTEKIFTNPSQKKTEEYITGRFG
- the pstA gene encoding phosphate ABC transporter permease PstA yields the protein MNSKVADRIATGVFVAIASIIVLLLVGLFSYIIFNGFSKLSLDFITTISSSFREGGGVRDQLFNSFYILLITMIFTVPLGVGGGIYMAEYARPGRLTDFIRTCIEVLASLPSIVIGMFGLLMFVNLTGWGYTIIGGALALTVFNLPVMVRVTEDAMRSVPRDQKEASLALGVTKWHTIKTVLIPSAFPSILTGAILASGRVFGEAAALLFTAGLTTPRLDYANWNPFSDTSPLNVMRPAETLAVHIYAVLTQGIIPDMEDIANGASAILIIAVLVFNLGARWLGSFIHKRLTATK
- the pstC gene encoding phosphate ABC transporter permease subunit PstC, which codes for MMEKKIEMSARERLISSSKNRKKDEVRGRLLVTICALIMITATIAITIFLGTKGIQSFTSNGVSLIEFLTSSDWNPSEEKYGALPFIFGSFAVTILSALIAAPLGIGSAIFMTEIAPSWGRKFLQPVVELLVGIPSVVYGFIGLTVLVPFIRNTFGGTGNSLLAGTIVLSVMILPTITTIATDAMSSLPKNLREGSYALGATRWQTIRKVLIPAALPTLLTAVVLGMARAFGEALAVQMVIGNVRALPDSLLDASATLTTIITLNMGHTTNGSVDNNALWSMGLILLVMSFLFIILIRYLSSRRKI
- a CDS encoding phosphate ABC transporter substrate-binding protein produces the protein MKKAKHLALFLIMSALVVFAAACGGNTSKEGTNGGDTKKEEAAEAEGSLVASGSSAMQPLVAAAAEQFMAENTKADVQVQAGGSGTGLSQVAEGAVQIGNSDVFAEEKDKEKFKDLVDHKIAVVGMTAAVNPDAGVKDISKDDLKKVFAGEITNWKDLGGKDQKITLVNRPDSSGTRATFTKYALDNGKTAEGITEDSSNTVKKIISETPGAVGYLAFSYFTDDKVTPMSIDGVEATDEKVTTGEFPIWAYEHSYTKGEATGLAKTFIDYMMSEEVQTKLLPEQGYIPVTDMKVERDAEGKIKDL
- a CDS encoding penicillin-binding protein 2, with amino-acid sequence MTRDKKSRRRRFLPGRLNVLFLVVFLIFCGIVLRLGIVQIVYGQDYQKDLDRKEEADVSSTVPRGKMYDRNYSAIVDNEPLNAITYTRSPGTSQDERLAVAKSLARMIEQKTDKVTERDLKDYWIMTRPDEAKKKITGKDKQKAENGEIPEEQLYDLQLDRITKKDLAEISKQELEILAIKRQMDAGYSMTPQIIKNKDVTPKEVATVSEHLQDLPGVNITADWERKYPYGSMLRTMIGSISSPEQGIPKEQRDTFLAKGYSLNDRVGTSYLEMEYEDVLQGEKARAKNITDAEGNILNTQIVSEGKSGKDLILTLDIELQQEVEKIIEEELQTAKKEKGTELLDRAFAVMIDPRNGEVLSMAGKQIVKDKSGVQKMKDFSLGAMTSSYTMGSAVKGATVLSGYQSGAIKPGQMFNDEPLYIKGSPPKKSHETMGMINDLEALKRSSNVYMFKTAIEMAGGKYKKNGSLPLDTGTFNVLRNYYSQFGLGVPTGIDLPNEASGFKGSSVTPGLLLDLSIGQYDTYTPLQMAQYVSTIANGGYRMKPQMVREIREPAPGEGLGPVVQSAKPEILNKLEMKPSQIQRVQEGFRQVMQEKGGTGYPYFMGADYQPAGKTGTAQAFYDGPVKSKFLSPVYNLTMVGYAPSNNPEIAFAVVVPWAYDKSSNSHPINKTISRRIMDKYYELKSKHEEEHLDQKNMEKIQQRAVSEEIE